In Macrobrachium rosenbergii isolate ZJJX-2024 chromosome 19, ASM4041242v1, whole genome shotgun sequence, the following are encoded in one genomic region:
- the LOC136848773 gene encoding UDP-glycosyltransferase UGT5-like, whose translation MKMDTFYVALLATVTVLQAANVKTNVTISPESYNILMLLPLSSRSHRTLFLTLAETLADRGHKVELLVNHPPKSKHPHVKEIYHGLPHFQEDKFQLFSARDHPWEIFELVMEGTPKMTRELYKLPEVMALYKRRKDFHLIIVDNFYNQMMFPFAHEIPLAIMVASGVEPLQSAVMGNIINPSYVPNRQVILPQPMGLWQRAMNTAIHFMAGIIKYYIILPKIQAEVSSVLPDVPPLEEIEKNQSLVLLNYCPSFDVTLPLLPSQVDIGCLHCQPGLPLPQELEEWINGAGEPGVIYFSLGSVAQGISLPGHWRETFVKVFGRLEQRVIWKHEAEIPDAPDNIFTTNWLPQQDLLAHPQVKLFITHAGMLSTQEAVYHATPVLAIPILADQPSNAHLVHMAKLGIRIDWEDLTEDYLFDTIKTILDSGVYKENMKSASKVLRDHPLSPREKAAFWTEYVIRNKGAPHLRSPAASLWWFQLLLLDVALLYVFIFVILFASLRWMIHCIFKKNSSSKIRNKSKKNKKKLN comes from the exons ATGAAAATGGATACATTTTACGTTGCCTTATTGGCGACAGTGACGGTATTACAGGCAGCGAATGTCAAGACGAACGTCACAATATCTCCAGAATCGTACAACATTCTGATGCTGTTGCCGCTCTCCTCCCGAAGCCATCGGACTTTGTTTCTGACGTTAGCAGAAACTCTGGCTGACAGGGGCCACAAG GTCGAGCTCCTGGTAAACCACCCACCTAAGTCCAAACACCCTCACGTCAAAGAGATCTACCATGGCCTCCCTCACTTTCAGGAAGATAAGTTCCAGCTCTTTTCTGCTCGCGATCACCCTTGGGAAATATTTGAACTTGTCATGGAAGGAACTCCAAAAATGACCAGAGAATTGTACAAACTGCCGGAAGTAATGGCGCTCTACAAACGTCGTAAGGATTTCCATCTAATCATAGTCGATAATTTTTACAACCAG ATGATGTTTCCTTTCGCACATGAAATTCCTTTAGCAATTATGGTAGCTTCAGGCGTCGAACCCCTTCAGAGCGCAGTCATGGGAAACATCATCAATCCTTCTTACGTACCAAATAGGCAAGTAATACTTCCTCAGCCGATGGGTCTCTGGCAGAGGGCCATGAACACCGCAATCCACTTCATGGCTGGCATTATCAAGTACTACATCATTCTCCCAAAGATACAGGCTGAG GTCTCTTCAGTCCTTCCCGATGTTCCTCCCctagaagaaatagaaaagaaccAGAGCTTGGTTTTGCTGAATTACTGTCCATCTTTCGACGTCACACTGCCTCTGCTTCCTTCGCAAGTCGATATTGGATGCTTACATTGTCAGCCAGGCCTGCCGTTGCCTCAG GAACTTGAAGAATGGATAAACGGAGCTGGAGAGCCAGGTGTCATCTACTTCAGCCTTGGCAGTGTTGCACAAGGGATCTCATTGCCAGGCCACTGGCGTGAAACCTTCGTCAAAGTTTTTGGGAGACTGGAGCAGAGAGTTATTTGGAAACACGAGGCGGAAATCCCCGATGCACCCGATAACATTTTCACCACAAATTGGTTGCCGCAGCAGGATTTGCTAG CTCATCCGCAGGTGAAGCTGTTTATCACTCACGCAGGAATGCTTAGCACTCAAGAGGCTGTTTATCACGCTACGCCAGTATTGGCGATTCCTATACTTGCTGATCAACCGAGTAATGCCCACCTTGTCCATATGGCTAAACTTGGCATACGTATAGATTGGGAAGATCTTACTGAAGACTATCTCTTCGACACAATAAAAACCATCTTAGATAGCGGAGT atacaaagaaaacatgaaatcaGCTTCAAAGGTTCTCCGAGATCATCCCTTATCACCTCGAGAGAAAGCTGCCTTCTGGACAGAGTACGTCATCCGAAATAAGGGAGCTCCTCACTTAAGAAGTCCAGCAGCCAGCCTTTGGTGGTTCCAGTTACTCTTACTGGATGTTGCTTtactttatgtttttatatttgtcatattgTTCGCTTCTCTTCGCTGGATGATACATTGTATCTTTAAAAAGAACAGTTCCAGTAAAATTAGAAACaagtcaaagaaaaataagaaaaaattaaattaa